The genomic segment ATTTCACAAGAGGGTATGCTTGAAGATTTAACCGCGTACATCAACGCCTCTACCAATGTAAAAGCAATTATGCAAGAACATAACACAGAAGCGGTAAAAAATTACCCGTATCTGCTTTGGTTGGCACCCGCCAGAGTGCAGATACCTGTGATCAGAACCGACTGGTTTAATTCGCTTGAAAGCAGCAAAGCACTGCTTGAAAACCCAACCCCCGAAAATTACTATGCCATGTTCAAAGAGATGAAAGACAAAGGCATCTGCGAGTGGCCTATTACCACCGACGGTACCATCTTAAAACTCGACAGTGTGTTCAACCACGCTTTTGGTGTAACCGCGACCATCGTAAAAGAGGGCGACAAGTGGGTTTACTCGAAAGCAACCAAAGCAGAAAAAGATAAACTCGCTTACTATGCAAAACTGTATGCAGACGGCTTGCTCGACAAAGAGTACGTCACAAAACAGTGGGACACCATGGAGCAAGCATTCTACGAAGGACAGGCCGGATTTGTTTCGGGTACAGCGGGCGATGTTATCAACGTTTACAACAATAAAATGGTTCAAACCAAAGGTGAAGCAGCACAGCTGGCAGTTTTGCCGCCCGCAAAAGGCGTGTCACAAGCATACCAATCCATAGACGTTACCAAAGAGTCGCGTGGCTTTGCCATCAATGCAGATTCTGAGGTAAAAGATGCCGCATGGGCAGTATTGGAGTTTATGGCGGGCACCGAAGGCAGAAAACTGGATAAGCTGGGGCTCAAGGATGTTCATTATACCGAAGAAAGCGGAAAATACAAACTCACCGATAAATTCCCCGAATGGTGGGCGCGCTTTTGGCCGACCATGCAGGGGCTCGACACCTCCACAGTCAACGGTCAAGTGCTCACCGAGCCTGCAGTTGCTTCTCTCGAAGCAGCTACCGAGTACTACGCAGCTGATACCAATGTCATTCTGCCCGATGACCTTTTGCCGCTGAAAGATGCGATGGATAAGTTGTACACCGAGTATTCCACCGATATTATCCGCGGTGTGAAAAGTATCGACAGCTTTGACGAGTTTGTCGCCAAATGGAATGCTGCAGGCGGTGATGAAATCAGCAAATATCTAGCAGAAAAATTGGGTTAACTATAAAAGTACCTCTCTTTGTTGCCAGAGAGAGGTACTTCTAAACTAAGGGGTACAATATGATTCCAAATAATTATCTTGAAAAAACTTATGCCGGTTTTATCGGCATGAATGTTGGTATTCGCTTGGGTGCACCGGTAGAACCCACCGCTTGGACAAGCGAGCGCATTGAGCGCTTTTATGGAGACATTACGGGTTATGTAAAGGATTTTAAAAATTTTGCTGCCGACGATGATGCAAACGGCCCCGTATTTTTTCTGCGTGCGTTATATGACGATGCAAAGGACCGAGAGCTTACCCCACAGCACGTTGCCAACGCATGGCTCAACTATGCCAGAGAGGGTATAGGTATGTTTTGGTGGGGCGGATACGGTGTAAGCACCGAGCACACTGCCTACCTCAACCTAAAAGCGGGTATGCCTGCACCACAGTCCGGCTCGGCAGCAACCAACGGGTTGATTATGGCAGAGCAGATTGGCGGACAAATTTTTGTTGATACCTGGGGGTTGGTGTTCCCGGGCAACAGCAAAAAAGCGGCAGAATATGCATCGATGGCGGCAAGTGTTTCGCACGACGGCAACGGCATTTACGGTGGTGCGTTTATGGCGGCATGCATTGCGGCGGCATACAATACTTCGGATATAGACGAGCTGTTGGATGCAGGACTGGA from the Hydrogenoanaerobacterium saccharovorans genome contains:
- a CDS encoding extracellular solute-binding protein, which encodes MNRLISLILAVLMVLALFAGCGSKQGAPSQSTPEASGETSATEPAKIGTPEEPVTVTYLCKDVVPTEENVIELVKQIEAGMAAEGNYIKLEVLEAPAGKYAEVVPIAFRTGQVSPDIIYFQGGDLPISQEGMLEDLTAYINASTNVKAIMQEHNTEAVKNYPYLLWLAPARVQIPVIRTDWFNSLESSKALLENPTPENYYAMFKEMKDKGICEWPITTDGTILKLDSVFNHAFGVTATIVKEGDKWVYSKATKAEKDKLAYYAKLYADGLLDKEYVTKQWDTMEQAFYEGQAGFVSGTAGDVINVYNNKMVQTKGEAAQLAVLPPAKGVSQAYQSIDVTKESRGFAINADSEVKDAAWAVLEFMAGTEGRKLDKLGLKDVHYTEESGKYKLTDKFPEWWARFWPTMQGLDTSTVNGQVLTEPAVASLEAATEYYAADTNVILPDDLLPLKDAMDKLYTEYSTDIIRGVKSIDSFDEFVAKWNAAGGDEISKYLAEKLG